CGGCGGGACGGTAGCGCATGCAGTAGCTGTCGGCGCATAGGAACGATCCGCCCTTGACGACCTTGCGTGGAACCGTGAACTGCGGTTGCGCGGGGTCATGGCTGGCTGCCTCGCTGCCCGCCCACCAATCGGTGGTCCACTCCCAGACGTTGCCTGCCATGTCGAAGAGTCCGTATCCGTTGGGCGGGAAGGAGCCGACGTCGGTGGTGCGTCCGTAGCCGGGTTCCGGACGCCAGGGGAAATCGCCGTGCCAATAGTTCGCCAGCCGCTCGCCGGGCCCTTCCGGTTGATCACCCCACGTGTAGTCGGCCTGCTCGTGCCCGCCGCGGGCGGCGGTCTCCCATTCGGCCTCGGTCGGCAAGACCAGTCCGGCCCAGGTTGCGTACGCAGTGGCGTCGTCGAACGCGACGTGGACGACCGGGTGCTCGGCGCGCTTGGCGATCGAGGAACCGGGGCCCAACGGGTGCCGCCACGAGGCGCCCGGCGTCCAGGTCCACCACTGGCTGAGGTGACGCAAGTCAACGGGCCCGCTGGTGCGGCGGAACACCATCGAGCCCGGTTGCAGGTTCGCGGCGGGTGCGCCGGGATAGTCCGCGGGGTTCAGCGGACGCTCGGCGACGGTGAGATAACCGGTGGCCGAGACGAATTCGGTGAACTCTGCATTGGTGACCTGACGGGGCTGGATCCTGAAGCCGTCAACGGTCACCGGTCGAGCGGGAGCTTCTTCGGGGTAGTGCCGATCGGATCCCAGCATGACGGTCTGCCCCGGGATCGCAACCAGCTCGGGTTCAGTCACTGAAGACGGTTTTCCAGTCGTCGCGCATGCTGGCCCGGCTCCAGCCGGATTTCTCGGCGTGGTCCATCGCCTTCTCCGCGCCTGCGGTGTAGGCGAATTCACGCTCGGCGTCGTCGTGGTGGACCATCATCGCCAGCGACGGGCCTCGGCCTGCCGTGGCGTATTGCAGCATCTCGATATCGCCGTTGGAGTTGCCCGCGGCGAAGATCGGCCGCCGGCCCACCCGGCCCCAGATGCGCACCGGCTTGACCGGACCGTCGTTGAGGAACTCCGGTTGGGCGGTGGTCAGCAGTTCGCCGTTCTGGAAGATCAGACCGACCGAACTACCGATCACCCGTTCCGGCGGGACGCCGTACATCGGGGTGGTGACGGGGCGCATGAAGTCGCGGCCTCCGCCGGAGACGATGTAGTTGGTGAAGCCGAATGACTCGAGGTAGCGCAGCAATTCGACCATCGGCGCATAACCGCAGGCGGTGTACGGCCGACCCAGCGTCGGGTGCTTGGCATCGGCGAAAAACGCGTTGACACGCGCCGCGTGTTCCTCGGTGGTGACGGTGGCATTGGCCGAAAGGACAGCCTTGGCAAGCAGTTTCAGGTCCGAGTCGTCGCCGTTGTAGTGCTTGGTGACAGCCTCGCCGAACCACCCCAGGTCGCCGGCCGCCGCCGCGGTGTACGGCTGTTCGGCGGCCAGCGCGGGATCAGCCGCCACCTGTTCGGCGATCCGGCGCACCAGGAAGTCGAGCTGGATGTACGCCGGTTTCTCGCACCACAGTGTGCCGTCGTTGTCGAACACGGCGATACGTTCCTCCGGCGCAACCGTATCGGCCGCGCGTGCCGCGAAGTCGACGATCGCCGACTTCGCGGCTCCGTCGTGCCAGGAGTCCAGGTCAGCCAACGTCAGGCGCCCACCGACTCCAGAGACTTCTTCAGCTTCTCCACCGCGGCGGTGATGGTGAACGACGCCGGCTCGGCTCGCGGTGGGAATTCCTTGAACGTGTCGAGGAATCGCAGGACGAGTGCGTTGGCGTACAGGCAGATGAAGATTCGCTCCAATACCCAGTCCCAGTACGTGTTCGACGTGACGTCGGCGTGTTCGAACGGATCCGTGCGCAGGTTGAACAGCTTGGGTGCCCGCAGTTCGGTGAACGGTTCGAACCAGATCTGCAATGTGCCCTGGCAACGCTGCTCCAGAAAGACGACTTTCCAGTTCTCGTAGCGGACCCCGAGCACGTCGCAGTCGTCGGAGAAGTAGATCAACCCGCGACGCGGGCACTCGTCGGCCTCACCGGTCAGATACGGCAGCAGGTTGTAGCCGTCGATGTGAACGTGATAGGTCTTGTCCCCGATCGTGTGACCTTGCTTGAGCTTGTCGATGATGTTCGGCTCACCGGCGGCCGCCAAGAACGTCGGCAGCCAATCATGATGTTGGACAATCTCATTGGACACCTCCCCGGAGGGGATCTTTCCTGGCCAGCGGATCATCTCCGGAATCCGGAAGGCGCCCTCCCAGCCGGTGTTCTTTTCGCTGCGGAACGGTGTGGTAGCGCCGTCGGGCCAGCTGTTTGCGTGCGGACCGTTGTCGGTGGAATACATCACGATGGTGTCCTCGGCGATGCCGAGTTCGTCGAGGCAGTCCAGCACCTGACCGACATTGCGGTCATGGTCGATCATCGTGTCGTGGTAAGGCGACTGCCAACGGCCGGCCTGCCCGAGGCTTTCCGGTTTGGTATGGGTGCGGAAGTGCATGTGCGTCATGTTCATCCACACGAAGAACGGGGTGTATGACTCGGCTTGGCGCTTGATGAAGTCGACGCACGCCTCGGTGGTCTCGTCGTCGATGGTTTCCATCCGCTTTTTGGTCAGCGGCCCGGTGTCCTCGATGCGCTGTCTGCCCAGCGGACCGAACCGCTCGTCCACCTCGTCGGAGGCCTCCTCGGTCGCCCAGGAGTGGATGACGCCGCGGGGGAGCAGCATCTTGCGCAGCAGCGGCGCCTCTTCCTCGGTCGGGTAGTCCGGGTTCTCCGGCTCCTCCTCGGCGTTGAGGTGATAAAGGTTGCCAAAGAATTCGTCGAAGCCGTGCGCGGTGGGCAGGTGCTTGTTCAGGTCGCCCAGGTGGTTCTTGCCGAACTGTCCGGTGGCGTACCCGAGCGGCTTGAGCAGCTCGGCGATGGTCGGGTCCTCGGCGGACAGGCCCATGTCGACGCCCGGCATGCCGACCTTGCTCAGCCCGGTGCGGTAGACGCTCTGCCCGGTGATGAACGAGGATCGGCCGGCTGTGCAACTCTGCTCGCCGTAAGAGTCGGTGAACCGCATTCCCTCTTTGGCCACGCGGTCGATGTTCGGGGTGCGGTAGCCCATCAGCCCGTCGCTGTAGCAGCTCAGGTTGGTGATGCCGATGTCATCGCCCCAGATGACCAAGATGTTGGGTTTTCCGTCAGGCATGTTCAGAAGCTAGGCCAACCGGATGGAGCGCATGCCGCTTCTCACCAACAATTCACGAATCGCCGAGATCGCTAGGCTCGAGGTATGTGGAGGCAGAGCGGCCTGGTGGTGGCGGCCCTGTTGACCGCGGTATCGGCGGGCTGCGGAGCACGGGACTCGCACCCGGCGCCGACGACGGCAGGCGCGGTACTGCTCAACAATGTCTCCGTCGCCGAGGTGCTGAACGCCATCACGAAGGCCAAGCTGCCCGCGGTCAACGCACGCGACGAGACGGCGTCGACCTGCCCGACGGCCGGCTGCCTGGAGGCGACCGACACCGACACGGTGTCCATCCTGAAGTTTCCGAGCACCGGCCGCGCGGAGCTCTACGCCGCCGCGGTGCCCGACATGCTCCAGGTCGAAGACATCGTGGTGGTGTTCGCCCCGACACTGACGAGCGAGCAGAAGACCGCCTACGGGCAAGCCGTCAAGAACGCAATGCGCTAGCTAGCCCTTCATCTCGGCGTAGAGGTCGGTGTAGTACGGCAGGCAGTGCTCGAGCGCCTCACCGGTGGTGTAGAGCGGCTGGTAGCCCAGGTCACGGTGAGCCTTGGCGATCGAGAAGTAGTTGTCGATCGACACCCGTTCCACCGCAAGCGGTTCCAGCGGCGGCTGGGGGAACTTGAACTTGAAGTGCAGCCACTGCCAGCCGGTCAGGATGGCATGGACGAAGCCGCCGGGAATCCAGACCGTCGGCCACTTCTCGCCGCAGGCCTCCACCACCGGCCGGGAGAAGTCGAACATGTTGATCGGCTCACCGTCGTTGATGAAGTAGGCCTGCCCGGGTGCGGTGCCACCGGGCACCAAATGTTCTGCGGCCAGGATGAATCCGTGCACGAGGTTGTGCACGTAGGAGTTGTCGAGCTTGGCGTCCTTGTTGCCGACGAGAACCTTGACGTGCCCGGCGATCACTCGCTCGAAGAGCTTGCGGAACATGGTCTGATCACCTCGGCCCCAGATGCCGCTGGGCCGGATCGAACAGGTCAGCAGCCCGTTCACGCCGTTCTGGCTCAGCACGAACTTCTCGGCCACCACCTTGGTCTCGGTGTAGAGGTCGTTGAAACGTGCTGTGTACGGCAGTGTTTCGTCGCCGTTGACGATCCGCTGGCCACCCATGACCACGCTGTTGGAGGCGGTGTAGACGAACCGCTTGACGCCGGCCGCCTGGGCCGCGTGCACCAGGTTCTTGGTCCCTTCGACATTCACGTCGAAGCTGCGCTTGCGGTACTCCTCGGTGACCGACGCCCCGCCCATCAAGTCGATGATCGCCGCGGTGTGGATGATCGTGTCGATCCCGTCGACGGCGGCGGCCACGGTGGCGGTGTCACAGATGTCGCCCTGGACCACCTCGAGGCGCTCGTGGGAGGGCAACGCTGACGGTGCCCGGTCGAAGGCGCGAACGAAATGTCCACGGTCCAGCAGCTCGGTCACGAGGTTGGCGCCGACGAATCCGGCGCCGCCAGTCACCAGGACGCGGCCCAGCTCGGTTGTCAGGGTGGCATCACTCATGGCGGGGAGAATAACTGAAACACGTTCCAGTTTTCCAATGTTGCAGGTTAGCGCGCTGGCCGGATCACTCCTCGTCGGCGTCGCGGGCGGCCAGCGCATCTTCGATGCGTTTGCGCGCTCCGGCTAAGTGCTCCTCGCAGCGTCGTGCCAGTTCCTCGCCTCGTTCCCACAGTTTCAGCGACGAATCAAGATCGAGCCCGCCTTGCTCGAGCACCCGAACGACCTCGATCAGCTGATCCCGGCAATCTTCGTAGCCAAGCTGACTAATGGGCGTCGTCTCGTCTGGCGTGCTCATGGGGATCCGTCCGTCGGGCCTGTGCTGTTTGCGCCGATCGCACCGTCGCCGACGCGGATACGCAGCCGGGTGCCGGCCGGTGCGTCGGCCGTGGTGCGAAGAATCGCGGCTTCTCCGTGTTGGTCCAGTACCTGGACCACCGCGTAACCGCGCGCCAAGGTGGCCGCCGGACCCAGGGTGGCCAGCCGCGCCGCCAGGTGGCCGATCCGGTCGGATTCGCCTGCGACCAGCCGTTTGACATCGCGGCGGACGCAGGCCCGGGCCCGCTCGATCTCCTCGGTGCGGTGTGTCAGCGCGCCCAATGGATCGGCCAGCACGGGCCGGCTACGCAGATGGGTGACGGTGCGCTGCTCGCGGCCGACCCAATTGCGCAGAGCCTGCGCACTGCGGTGCCGAAGTTCGGACACCAGCGCCAGCTCGGCCGCCGTGTCGGGCACCACCCTCTTGGCGGCGTCGGTCGGGGTGGCCGCCCGCATATCGGCGACCAGGTCGCACAGCGGGTTGTCCGGCTCATGGCCGACGGCGCTGACCACCGGTGTGGTGCACGCGGCGATCTCACGGCACAGCGTCTCGTCGGAGAACGGCAGCAGGTCTTCCACGCTGCCACCGCCGCGGGCGATCACGATCACGTCGACCTCGGGGTCGGCGTCGAGTTCGCGCAACGCCTCGACGATCTGTGCCACCGCGTTGACGCCCTGCACAGCGGTGTTGCGGATCGCAAAGCGCACCGCGGGCCAGCGGGCGGCGGCCACCGTCGTCACATCGTGCTCGGCCGCACTGGCCCGTCCCGTGATCAGGCCGACGGTCGATGGCAGGAACGGCAGCGGGCGCTTGAGCCGAGGGTCGAACAGTCCCTCGGCCTCCAGCAGCCTGCGCAGCCGTTCGATACGGGCCAGCAGCTCACCCACGCCGACGGCGCGAATGTCGCTGACGCGCAAGGAAAACGAGCCGCGCACGGTGTAGAAGCTCGGCTTGCCGCACACCACCACCTGGGTGCCCTCGGTGAGCTTCACCGGCGCCGAGAGCAGCAGGTCACGCGAGCAGCTGACATCGAGCGACATGTTGGCCGCCGGATCGCGCAGCACCATGTAGGCGGTGGAATTGCGCACGTTGATCTGGGTCAGCTGACCCTCGACCCACACCGTGCCGAGCTTGTCGATCCAGCCGGCCACGCGGATGGCCACCGCGCGGACGGGATACGGGTTCTCCGCAGAGTTGCTTTGAGCGCTGGTCACTTGGCGGACGCGCGGGTGATCCTGTTGGCCAGCAGCGTCTGGAACGGCGCGCGCGACTTGGAGGCTTCCTCGTACGCCAACAGCGCTTCGAGGTCGGCCACGCTCAGCGACTGCAGCCGGGCGCGCAGCTGAGCCAGCGTCAGCGACTCGTAATCGAGTTCCTCGGCGATCGGCGGCGCGCTCGTGGGGGCCGTTGCCCGCGACGACGGCTGGGCCGAGGTTTGCGACTTCACCTCGACGCCGTCGGTGGTGCTGTACAGCGCGAACCGGCCCTCGGTGAGGCGCTCGCCGTCCTGTATAGGCGCGTCGTCGTCTGCGGCGGAGTCCTCGTCGAAGGTCGCCCACTCGGGCTGCTCGTCCTTCGGCGGGAAGATGTTCTCCAGGGCGCTGTCGCCCTTGATCACCAGGTCGGCCAGGTCCTGCTGAACCTTCATGACGATGTGCGCGATGTTGCTCGCCACCGTCATCGGATACATCAGGATCGTGGAGGGCAGCTTGCGGGTTTCCTCGATGGCGGTCACGGCGGCGCCGACCAGCAGACGAACCCCATATGGTGCTGTTGCCATGGCAGACAGCCTACGGCTGGCCCCGCCGCGTTGCGGGAACGTACCCTGGAAACCATGCCGCCTACCGTCAACATGGGGATTCCCGGTGCCGCCAGTACGGCTGCCGGGCCCGTTACCGGCAAGCGGGTGCTGCTGGCCGAGCCGCGCGGTTACTGCGCGGGCGTGGACCGCGCGGTGGAGACCGTCGAACGCGCCCTGGAGAAGCACGGCGCGCCGGTCTACGTACGACACGAGATCGTGCACAACCGCTACGTGGTGGACACCCTGGCCAAGGCCGGTGCGGTGTTCGTCGAGCAGACCGACGAGGTGCCCGAAGGCGCCATCGTCGTGTTCTCCGCCCACGGTGTGGCGCCGACCGTGCACGAGGAGGCGGCCGCCCGCAATCTGCAGACCATCGACGCGACTTGCCCGCTGGTCACCAAGGTGCACAACGAGGCCAAGCGGTTCGCCCGCGACGACTACGACATCCTGCTCGTCGGCCACGAGGGCCACGAAGAGGTCGTCGGCACCGCCGGTGAGGCGCCCGACCACGTTCAGGTGGTCGACAACCCGGACGCCGTGGACAAGGTGACGGTGCGCGACCCGAACAAGGTGATCTGGCTGTCCCAGACCACGCTGAGCGTCGACGAGACCATGGAGACGGTGCGACGGCTGCGGGAGAAGTTCCCGACGCTGCAGGACCCGCCCAGCGATGACATCTGCTACGCCACCCAGAACCGGCAGGGCGCGGTCAAGGCGATGGCGCCGGAGTGCGACCTGGTGATCGTCGTCGGCTCGCGGAATTCGTCCAACTCGGTGCGGCTGGTCGAGGTGGCGCTGGGCGCCGGCTCGAAAGCGGCCAAGCTCGTCGACTACGCCGACGACATCGACCCGGCCTGGTTGTCGGGTGTGACGACGGTCGGCGTGACGTCGGGTGCCTCGGTTCCCGAGGTCCTGGTGCGCGGGGTGCTGGACCGGCTGGCCGAATACGGCTACGGAACCGTGCAGACGGTGACGACGGCCAACGAGACGCTGGTGTTCGCGCTACCGCGCGAGATCCGGCCCGCCCGCACCTGAGTTCGGCGGCTCAGCGGTCGGAACGCCAGGATTCGGCGTCCCAGTCGTTCGCACTGGGGCGACGTGACCTCGGCTGGCGGCCCGGCTCCGGGTCGATGTCACCGCGATAACGCACCCTCGACACCGGGTGATGGGTGTCGCTGTCGCCGTTTGTCCGCCCGGGCGGACGTTGCCGGGTCGGCGGTTCGTAGGGCGGATAAGGCTCGTAGGACGGGTAGGCCTCGCGCGGCTCGAAGCGGCTGCTGCGCCGCGGAGGTGAGCCGTATGGATCCCTGCGTTCGCGCGCTTCGCGAGCTTCGCGGGGCTCACGCGGCTCGCGCCGTGACGACGTGCGGCTATTCGGGTCACGCGGCTGGCGGCGGCGCCGCGGAGTCTCGGGGTAGTCGAGCGCGTCGGGCTCGGCATCGGCCGGACGACGAGCCGACTGGCGTCGGGGCCGCTCCGGCCCCTCGGTGATGTCCTCGAGCGGCGGACGGGCATGCCGCGAGCGGGTCGGTGGCGGACGCTTGGCGGGCCGCTCCGAGCGGGGGCGCCGTTGCGCGGTCGCGGGTCGGTCGATGCTGTGCTTGCGCTTGGGTGCATCGTCGGCGTCGTCATCGTCCTCGACGTCACCGCGCTGGATCACCGACGAGAACTTGGCCGCCAGCCCGGCGAAAAGGCCGGGGCCCGCGGCGGTTTCATCGTCGCCATCGGGGCGGACGGCCGCCGACGATTTGGCCGACATTCCGAAATACCAGCGCACCAACCCGATCAGCAGGACGCCGGCCGAGGTGAACAGCATCAGCGGGAAGCGCTCGATCAGCGGGTAGCCGAAGTTGATCAGGGTGTCCTTGACGCCGGTGAAGGCTGCGCCGTGAAACAGGAAGTAGGAGCCGGGCACCATGACGAACAGGATCAGCGGAGGCTGAATGACGGCGGTGAAAATACTGGAGTGGCGCACTGCGAGAACGGCCGCCACACAACCGAGCGCGTACATGGCGGCGAAGACGTTGCCGAGTTCCTTGTTGCCTGAGCCCGCATCGAAGGCGAAGCCAATTGTGGTGGCGATCACAGCAATCAGGACGGCGGCCCACCATGGCACGCCGGACAGGTTCGGGTGCGCCGAGCGGTTCGCGGGCGCCACGGAGGACCTCGCTCGCTGTGCTGACACACGTAGACCGTACCGGCTCCGGCTGAATGTGGACCGTCAGCGGGGCCGCAAGCGGAGGGGTCGTCCGGGGCTTTCTCCTAGACTGTCTTCTCTGTGAGCCTGAGCCTGGGAATTGTCGGTCTGCCCAACGTGGGAAAATCCACCCTATTCAATGCGCTGACCCGCAATAACGTGCTGGCAGCCAACTATCCGTTCGCCACGATCGAGCCGAATGAGGGCGTCGTCCCGCTGCCCGACCCGCGGCTGACCAAACTGGCCGAGATCTTCGGCTCCGAGCGGATCCTGCCGGCGCCGGTCACGTTCGTCGACATTGCCGGCATCGTCAAAGGCGCCTCGGAAGGCGCGGGGTTGGGCAACAAGTTCCTGGCCAACATCCGCGAGTGCGACGCGATCTGTCAGGTGGTCCGGGTGTTCGCCGACGACGACGTCGTGCACGTCGACGGCAAGGTGGACCCGAAGTCCGACATCGAGGTCATCGAGACCGAGCTGATCCTGGCCGATCTGCAAACCCTCGAGAAGGCCGTGCCGCGGCTGGAGAAGGAAGCCCGCAACAACAAGGACCGCAAGCCGGTGTTCGAGGCCGCTGTGGCTGCGCAGGAGCTACTGAACGGCGGCACGACCCTGTTCGCCAGCGGCAAGGACTGGTCGCTGCTGCGCGAGCTGAACCTGATGACCATCAAGCCGTTCCTGTACGTGTTCAACGCCGACGAATCGGTGCTCACCGATGACGCGCGCATCGCCGAGCTGCGTGCGCTGGTGGCGCCGGCCGATGCGGTGTTCCTGGACGCGAAGATCGAGGCCGAGCTCCAAGAACTCGACGACGAGTCGGCAGCCGAGCTGCTGGAGTCGATCGGCCAGAGTGAGCGCGGGCTGGATGCGTTGGCGCGCGCCGGTTTTCACACGTTGAACCTGCAGACCTATCTGACCGCGGGGCCAAAAGAGGCGCGCGCCTGGACAATTCACCGTGGGGACACCGCGCCGAAGGCGGCCGGAGTGATTCACACCGACTTCGAGAAGGGCTTCATCAAGGCTGAGGTCGTGTCCTACAACGACTTGGTGGAAGCGGGCACGATGGCCGCGGCGAAGGCGGCAGGCAAGGTGCGGATGGAAGGCAAGGACTACGTCATGGCCGACGGTGACGTGGTGGAGTTCCGGTTCAACGTGTAGGTCGCGTCCCTGAAATGACACCGCAAGTCGTCCTCAGCGGGCAGTTGGTGTGTGCGACTGATGACGAAGCGGCGACAGTCCACCGGCATCTGCCACGTCACGTCGAGCTGACGCGTGCCGAGTCGGGGTGTGTCTCATTCGAGGTACATCGGACCGATGATCACTATGTCTGGCAAGTTGACGAACGGTTTGTCAACGACGCAGCATTCGACGCGCATCAGGCGCGGGTTGCCGCGAGCGAGTGGGGTCGGGTCACCGCAGGAATCGAACGCCGGTACTCGATCCGTCGAACGATGGATGAATCGTGACTCAGAGGTTGAACGTCTAGTCGGACGGTTCACCATCGAGATTGCCCTGAAGGCTGCGATCCGACGAAAATCACGACCATAGCGGCGGTCTCGACGTTGATTGGCAGCGGAATGCGGTGGAGTTCCGCTTCAACGTCTAGGGGACCTGTCGGTGGGCGGGTCTAGCTTGGGCGCCATGAAGCTAGTGTCGATCCGCGTCATCACCGCAGATGTGAAGCGTCTCGTCTCGTTCTACGAGATGGTCACCGGGGCCGAGGCGATCTGGGGCAACGAACTATTCGCCGAGATCCCTACACCGGTGGGCACGCTGGCCATCGGCAGTGACAAGACCGTGCCGTTGTTCGGCGCGGGATCTGCCGAACCGGCCGCCAATCGCAGCGCCATCATCGAGTTCATCGTGGCTGACGTAGATGCCGAATACGTACGCCTGCAGGGACAATTGGACGAGGTCGTCACCGAGCCGACCACCATGCCATGGGGCAATCGCGCGCTGTTGTTCCGCGACCCCGACGGCAACCTGGTCAACCTGTTCACCCCGGTCACCGACGATGCTCGGGCCAAGTTCGGCGGCTGATCTAATGACGGGTATGTCGCTCGTCGACCGCGCGCTCGCCGGGTTGTCTCGCCAGCTCGGTGACCCCACCGGATTCGCAGGCCGAATCGTCGGTCGGGTCCTCAACCGTGGCAATCGGTCACTTGTCGTCGCCGCCGTCGCTGCCACGGAGTGCGGGCTGGCCGCCGACATCGCTGACATCGGATTCGGCGGGGGCGTCGGACTCGACATCTTGCTCGATCGCGAGGGCACGGCTGTGCACGGCGTCGAGATGTCGGAGACGATGCTCGCACAGGCGCGGCGTCGGTTCGCTGATGACATCGCTCGCGGTCGGTTACGCCTGTACGCCGGCCGGATGGAGAGTCTGCCTCTCGACGATTCCGCACTGGACGCGATCATCTCGACGAACACGATCTACTTCGTGCCCGATCTCGCCGCGGCGTTCGCAGAGCTCGCTCGCGTACTGCGCCCGGGCGGGCGATTGGTGCTCGGGATCGGTGATCCGGATCAGATGGCCAAGATGCCCTTCACCCGCCATGGTTTTCGGCTGCGGCCCGTCGACGAACTCGTGTCGGCTATCCGTGAAGCTGGTTTCGATCAGATCGAGGACAGGCGGGTGGGTAATGGCCCACGTGCCTTCCATCTTCTGGTGTGCGACCGTCCGGTGATCTAACGGCAGCAGTTCGGGTCCAGGACAGTGCAGAGCGCCACCAGCGCTTCGCGGCACGGTCGGTGGTAGACGTTCATTCCGCGGCGCTCGGATTCGACCAGACCTGCGCGACGCAACTGGGACAGATGGTGGCTGACGGTTGACTCGCTCAGTTCGACCGCCGCTGCCAGGTCGCAACTACACACCTCGCCCGCGTCCGAACCGAACAGCAATGAGACCAGCTTGACCCGAACAGGGTCCGCTAAAGCCTTGAGCCGCAACGCGATCTCGAGTGCCGCCTGATCGCTGACGGGACCGGCGGCCACCGGCGCGCAGCAGACCGGCGCGGACATGTCCACCGTGGGCAGTGTCTTCGGCATGACCACATCTTGCCATGGATATTGACATACGTCGAAGAGGTGGCATCATCGTGTATGTCCGTAGTTCGACATAAGCCACATAGGTAGGAGCCGTCATGTCCCGCGCTCAACTGGCCCTCAACGTCGATGACCTGGCCGAGGCCATCACGTTCTATTCGAAGTTGTTCAACACCGAACCGGCCAAGGTGAAGCCGGGTTACGCGAACTTCGCTGTCGTCGACCCGCCGTTGAAGCTGGTCCTGCTTGAAAACCCAGGAAAGGGCGGCACCATCAACCACCTTGGCGTCGAGGTCGAATCAAGCGAGACCGTCCACGCTGAGATCGCCCGCCTCACCAACGAAGGTCTGTTCACCGACGAGGAGATCGGCACCACCTGCTGCTTCGCCACCCAGGACAAGGTCTGGGTGACGGGACCCGCCGGAGAGAAATGGGAGGTCTACACCGTCCTTGCCGATTCGGACACCTTCGGCAACAGCCCCGAACACTCTGAGGGAGGCACCGCCGAGGGCGGCGTCTGCTGTGGCGGCGCCGCTGCCGATGCCGACGAATCGACCGCTACCAACGCCTGCTGCTGATCGTGAACGCCCCCTCAGCAGTCGGCGTCGACACCGC
This is a stretch of genomic DNA from Mycobacterium sp. ELW1. It encodes these proteins:
- a CDS encoding DUF6542 domain-containing protein; amino-acid sequence: MAPANRSAHPNLSGVPWWAAVLIAVIATTIGFAFDAGSGNKELGNVFAAMYALGCVAAVLAVRHSSIFTAVIQPPLILFVMVPGSYFLFHGAAFTGVKDTLINFGYPLIERFPLMLFTSAGVLLIGLVRWYFGMSAKSSAAVRPDGDDETAAGPGLFAGLAAKFSSVIQRGDVEDDDDADDAPKRKHSIDRPATAQRRPRSERPAKRPPPTRSRHARPPLEDITEGPERPRRQSARRPADAEPDALDYPETPRRRRQPRDPNSRTSSRREPREPREAREARERRDPYGSPPRRSSRFEPREAYPSYEPYPPYEPPTRQRPPGRTNGDSDTHHPVSRVRYRGDIDPEPGRQPRSRRPSANDWDAESWRSDR
- the ychF gene encoding redox-regulated ATPase YchF; translated protein: MSLSLGIVGLPNVGKSTLFNALTRNNVLAANYPFATIEPNEGVVPLPDPRLTKLAEIFGSERILPAPVTFVDIAGIVKGASEGAGLGNKFLANIRECDAICQVVRVFADDDVVHVDGKVDPKSDIEVIETELILADLQTLEKAVPRLEKEARNNKDRKPVFEAAVAAQELLNGGTTLFASGKDWSLLRELNLMTIKPFLYVFNADESVLTDDARIAELRALVAPADAVFLDAKIEAELQELDDESAAELLESIGQSERGLDALARAGFHTLNLQTYLTAGPKEARAWTIHRGDTAPKAAGVIHTDFEKGFIKAEVVSYNDLVEAGTMAAAKAAGKVRMEGKDYVMADGDVVEFRFNV
- a CDS encoding antibiotic biosynthesis monooxygenase produces the protein MTPQVVLSGQLVCATDDEAATVHRHLPRHVELTRAESGCVSFEVHRTDDHYVWQVDERFVNDAAFDAHQARVAASEWGRVTAGIERRYSIRRTMDES
- a CDS encoding VOC family protein: MKLVSIRVITADVKRLVSFYEMVTGAEAIWGNELFAEIPTPVGTLAIGSDKTVPLFGAGSAEPAANRSAIIEFIVADVDAEYVRLQGQLDEVVTEPTTMPWGNRALLFRDPDGNLVNLFTPVTDDARAKFGG
- a CDS encoding SAM-dependent methyltransferase, with translation MSLVDRALAGLSRQLGDPTGFAGRIVGRVLNRGNRSLVVAAVAATECGLAADIADIGFGGGVGLDILLDREGTAVHGVEMSETMLAQARRRFADDIARGRLRLYAGRMESLPLDDSALDAIISTNTIYFVPDLAAAFAELARVLRPGGRLVLGIGDPDQMAKMPFTRHGFRLRPVDELVSAIREAGFDQIEDRRVGNGPRAFHLLVCDRPVI
- a CDS encoding Rv2640c family ArsR-like transcriptional regulator; the encoded protein is MPKTLPTVDMSAPVCCAPVAAGPVSDQAALEIALRLKALADPVRVKLVSLLFGSDAGEVCSCDLAAAVELSESTVSHHLSQLRRAGLVESERRGMNVYHRPCREALVALCTVLDPNCCR
- a CDS encoding ArsI/CadI family heavy metal resistance metalloenzyme, producing MSRAQLALNVDDLAEAITFYSKLFNTEPAKVKPGYANFAVVDPPLKLVLLENPGKGGTINHLGVEVESSETVHAEIARLTNEGLFTDEEIGTTCCFATQDKVWVTGPAGEKWEVYTVLADSDTFGNSPEHSEGGTAEGGVCCGGAAADADESTATNACC